From Pan troglodytes isolate AG18354 chromosome 9, NHGRI_mPanTro3-v2.0_pri, whole genome shotgun sequence, the proteins below share one genomic window:
- the MTMR2 gene encoding myotubularin-related protein 2 isoform X3 — MEEPPLLPGENIKDMAKDVTYICPFTGAVRGTLTVTNYRLYFKSMERDPPFVLDASLGVINRVEKIGGASSRGENSYGLETVCKDIRNLRFAHKPEGRTRRSIFENLMKYAFPVSNNLPLFAFEYKEVFPENGWKLYDPLLEYRRQGIPNESWRITKINERYELCDTYPALLVVPANIPDEELKRVASFRSRGRIPVLSWIHPESQATITRCSQPMVGVSGKRSKEDEKYLQAIMDSNAQSHKIFIFDARPSVNAVANKAKGGGYESEDAYQNAELVFLDIHNIHVMRESLRKLKEIVYPNIEETHWLSNLESTHWLEHIKLILAGALRIADKVESGKTSVVVHCSDGWDRTAQLTSLAMLMLDGYYRTIRGFEVLVEKEWLSFGHRFQLRVGHGDKNHADADRSPVFLQFIDCVWQMTRQFPTAFEFNEYFLITILDHLYSCLFGTFLCNSEQQRGKENLPKRTVSLWSYINSQLEDFTNPLYGSYSNHVLYPVASMRHLELWVGYYIRWNPRMKPQEPIHNRYKELLAKRAELQKKVEELQREISNRSTSSSERASSPAQCVTPVQTVV; from the exons CCAAAGATGTAACTTATATATGTCCATTCACTGGTGCTGTACGAGGAACTCTGACTGTCACGAATTATAGGTTATATTTCAAAAGCATGGAACGG gATCCCCCATTTGTTTTAGATGCTTCCCTTGGTGTGATAAATAGAGTAGAAAAAATTGGTGGTGCTTCTAGTCGAGGTGAAAATTCTTATGGACTAGAAACTGTGTGTAAG GATATTAGGAATTTACGATTTGCTCATAAACCTGAGGGGCGGACAAGAAGATCCATATTTGAGAATCTAATGAAATATGCATTTCCTGTCTCTAATAACCTG cCTCTTTTTGCTTTTGAATACAAAGAAGTATTCCCTGAAAATGGGTGGAAGCTATATGACCCTCTTTTAGAGTATAGAAGGCAG GGAATTCCAAATGAAAGCTGGAGAATAACAAAGATAAATGAACGATATGAACTTTGTGATACATACCCTGCCCTCCTGGTTGTGCCAGCAAATATTCCTGATGAAGAATTAAAGAGAGTGGCATCCTTCAGATCAAGAGGCCGTATCCCA GTTTTATCATGGATTCATCCTGAAAGTCAAGCCACAATCACTCGGTGTAGCCAGCCCATGGTTGGAGTGAGTGGAAAGCGAAgcaaagaagatgaaaaataCCTTCAAGCTATCATGGATTCCAATGCCCAGTCTCACAAAATCTTTATATTTGATGCCCGGCCAAGTGTTAATGCTGTTGCCAACAAG GCAAAGGGTGGAGGTTATGAAAGTGAAGATGCCTATCAAAATGCTGAACTAGTTTTCCTGGATATCCACAATATTCATGTTATGAGAGAATCATTACGAAAACTTAAGGAGATTGTGTACCCCAACATTGAGGAAACTCACTGGTTGTCTAACTTGGAATCTACTCATTGGCTAGAACATATTAAG CTTATTCTTGCAGGGGCTCTTAGGATTGCTGACAAGGTAGAGTCAGGGAAGACGTCTGTGGTAGTGCATTGCAGTGATGGTTGGGATCGCACAGCTCAGCTCACTTCCCTTGCCATGCTCATGTTGGATGGATACTATCGAACCATCCGAGGATTTGAAGTCCTTGTGGAGAAAGAATGGCTAAGTTTTGGACATCGATTTCAACTA AGAGTTGGCCATGGAGATAAGAACCATGCAGATGCAGACAGATCGCCTGTTTTTCTTCAATTTATTGACTGTGTCTGGCAGATGACAAGACAG TTTCCTACCGCATTTGAATTCAATGAGTATTTTCTCATTACCATTTTGGACCACCTATACAGCTGCTTATTCGGAACATTCCTCTGTAATAGTGAAcaacagagaggaaaagag AATCTTCCTAAAAGGACTGTGTCACTGTGGTCTTACATAAACAGCCAGCTGGAAGACTTCACTAATCCTCTCTATGGGAGCTATTCCAATCATGTCCTTTATCCAGTAGCCAGCATGCGCCACCTAGAGCTCTGGGTGGGATATTACATAAGGTGGAATCCACGGATGAAACCACAG GAACCTATTCACAACAGATACAAAGAACTTCTTGCTAAACGAGCAGAGCTTCAGAAAAAAGTAGAGGAACTACAGAGAGAGATTTCTAACCGATCAACCTCATCCTCAGAGAGAGCCAGCTCTCCTGCACAGTGTGTCACTCCTGTCCAAACTGTTGTATAA